From the Polaribacter tangerinus genome, the window AAATTGATTTGATATTCTATAAACCCTATACCCCCATGTTGTAGGTAAATATGTGTTTGTCAAAAAAGGGTGACTTACATGAAAATCTGTAGAATAACTTACACCTGGATTAGGCATCCAAATTGCAGCAAAACCAGATTTACCGACAGATTTTTCTCTATTAGTAGATAAAAAATAAATATTTTCAGAATTCATCTTATTATTAACATCAAAAATATCCCATAAGTCAGTTTGCAACTCATATATAGATTGATCAAAAATTACTTTCCCTGCGTATTCTTTTGCTTGATTGTACATTTCATCTGAATTCAAAACCCAATTGTATCTTGGAGAATTACATTCTTTAGAAGAAGCTAACGTCAAAAAAACTTTTGATAATAAACTTTGAGCAGCTACCTTATCTGCACGTCCATATTTCCTTTCAATTTGCATTAAATCAATCGCATTAGTTAAGTCTTCAATAATAAAATCATAAACCTCTTGAATGTTACTTTTTGGAAGAAATAGATCTTCTGAACTAGTCACTGAACTTTTTCTTAAAGGAACTTCACCAAAAAGACGAACAAGATTAAAATAATGCCATGCACGAATGAAATATAATTCTCCTTTAAAATGATTTTTTTTTGAGATTTCTATATCTACAGAATTAATGTTATCTAAAACAGTATTCGCTCTATTAACACCTATATAACTATACTTGTAAAAACCCTGTATACCAAGAGTTAAAGGGGATACCTGCCATAAATCAATCTCATTTCTACCATAAAATGTATTTGTTGGTGTACAGTACATTATTTCTGATGATAAGTCAGTTAATTCTATATAACCATATAAATATTCATTTGTCTGATTTACTATATAGGCATATAAAATTGCAGACTCAACTTCGTCTTCAGATTTAAAAAAATTTTGATCTGTATAGAATCCTTTGGGGTTTTCATCTAACTCAGCACATGAATTTAAAAAAAAGAGAAAAAAACTAACTACATAATAAAATTTAAACTTCATATTTTTTAAAATTAAAAGTTAATGTTAAAACCAATAGTAAACCTTCTTACTCTTGGTCTAAATCCATAATAAATTCCGTTTGTTCCAACTTCAGGATCGTATCCTTTAAAACTTGTGAAGGTGTGAAGGTTAGTTGCATTTAGGTATGCTTTAAGGGATTTTATACCAATATCAGGAAAATTGAAAGTATAAGCTAAATTAACATTTTGAATCCTTAAAAAACTACCATCTGCTAAGTACCAATCAGAAAACAAAGGTGTTCCTCTATCGCCTCTTAAACTTGGCCATGAGTTTGTTGTGTTTTCTCCAGTCCATCTTAAAGGTTTCTCTGTTACTCTCTCAAACTTCCTTGTATCTAAAATATCATATCCGAAAGCTCCATTAAAAAGAGTAGAAATCTTAAACTTTTTGTATTCAAAATTTAATGCTAAACTTCCAGTAAAATCAGGATTTGGGTCTCCAATTATAACTCTATCATCAGATGTAATGATTCCATCACCAGATAGATCGGCATAATAAGGGTCTCCAGGTTG encodes:
- a CDS encoding RagB/SusD family nutrient uptake outer membrane protein, whose protein sequence is MKFKFYYVVSFFLFFLNSCAELDENPKGFYTDQNFFKSEDEVESAILYAYIVNQTNEYLYGYIELTDLSSEIMYCTPTNTFYGRNEIDLWQVSPLTLGIQGFYKYSYIGVNRANTVLDNINSVDIEISKKNHFKGELYFIRAWHYFNLVRLFGEVPLRKSSVTSSEDLFLPKSNIQEVYDFIIEDLTNAIDLMQIERKYGRADKVAAQSLLSKVFLTLASSKECNSPRYNWVLNSDEMYNQAKEYAGKVIFDQSIYELQTDLWDIFDVNNKMNSENIYFLSTNREKSVGKSGFAAIWMPNPGVSYSTDFHVSHPFLTNTYLPTTWGYRVYRISNQFVNTHEPGDLRKNLYSNMLYNADGSLRATYNEHYFSLKYIDPEWIDWDKTSSSPLYLRMSDIALVYAEASGATSLAYQQINKIRNRAGLSDLQPGLSDLDFREAVRNERKFELSGEGNRLFELRRTNKVIETLGNVTYPYLYPLPQNEVDVNPKIDFDPEKINLK